One genomic segment of Arachis duranensis cultivar V14167 chromosome 4, aradu.V14167.gnm2.J7QH, whole genome shotgun sequence includes these proteins:
- the LOC107486381 gene encoding receptor-like protein 6, which translates to MGLFLLSLALSTKFLPLLLYSLFSLTIIANGSPSLHHHHACHEDESRTLLQFKQSFVITEYASYNPLSHPKTTSWIPTTDCCSWHGIECDELTGHVIAIDLSSSQLYGSLDANSSLFSLVHLQHLDLSDNDFNHSQIPSRIGEFSQLTYLNLAQPGENTFFGEVPPQVSHLRNLLILDLRSYFEYIPPTPINKLQLKISTLKSLIQNATSLEVLRLNFVTISSSIPDMLTNLTSLRKLELLGCELHGEFTIHKFFKLKKLNVLGLSGNKLSLLPGISSSNETLPPIQALGLRSCNLHGEIPSWIMNLTNLAYLDLDYNNLQGQIPHSLFRLADLEILSLSFNLFQGQIELDMFLKLKRLTSLDLSLNKLTLLNKKGSYSNVTIPPLKELYLISCNLSGELPSWIMNLTGLHALNLQQNNLRGEIPHSLFTLENLTFLSLDNNVLEGELDLDMFLKLKMLTYLGLSFNKLTLFPGKGSKNVTLPPLEALSLASCNLVEFPPFIQELDQLGSVDVEKNDIKSIPSWMWRKRNLQSLFASGNSLTGRISPLICNLKSLVILDFSYNNLSGVIPSCLGSFSQSLQALMLQGNKLVGPIPQTYMAGSNLKMIDFSNNTLKGKLPRALVNCKRLEFLDVSHNRINDCFPYWLSTLPELKVIALRSNEFHGAIMCPTRCTFPKLHIIDLSHNEFSGNLAPEIIKNWKSMTASNISQLQYEDSTIQFPNQYWFRDISYSFTMSNKGVVMDYQELQQDFYFMIAIDLSSNKLFGEIPNVMGDLTCLVLLNLSNNMLSGNIPSSFGKLSNLEALDLSRNRLSGQIPQQLTELTFLEFFNVSFNNLSGPIPESKQFNTFENNSFMGNRGLCGMQVSRNCDHAKPPPVTFDGDQDSESESFFNWKIILIGYGGGLVAGLALGSAFSQDIFMCLKRVF; encoded by the coding sequence atggGGTTGTTCTTGTTGTCTCTTGCTTTGTCAACAaaatttcttcctcttcttctttattcGCTCTTCTCATTGACCATTATTGCAAATGGTTCACCTtcccttcatcatcatcatgcatgTCATGAAGATGAAAGCCGTACCTTGTTGCAATTTAAGCAAAGCTTTGTGATTACTGAGTATGCTTCTTACAATCCTCTGAGTCATCCCAAAACAACTTCTTGGATTCCAACCACAGATTGCTGCTCGTGGCATGGCATCGAATGCGACGAGCTGACAGGTCATGTAATTGCCATTGATCTTAGCAGCAGCCAACTCTATGGTTCCTTGGATGCCAATAGTAGTCTTTTTTCACTTGTGCACCTTCAACATCTTGATCTTTCTGACAATGATTTCAATCACTCTCAGATTCCATCAAGGATAGGTGAGTTTTCGCAACTAACATATCTAAATCTTGCACAACCCGGTGAAAACACATTCTTTGGTGAAGTCCCACCTCAAGTTTCGCATTTGCGCAACCTGTTGATTCTTGATTTGCGTAGTTATTTTGAGTATATTCCTCCAACTCCAATCAACAAGTTGCAACTCAAGATATCCACTCTAAAAAGCTTGATTCAAAATGCAACTAGTCTTGAAGTTCTCCGTCTTAATTTTGTGACCATTTCATCTTCTATACCTGATATGCTCACAAATCTTACATCTTTGCGAAAACTTGAGCTTTTAGGATGTGAGCTACATGGTGAATTCACAATCCACAAGTTTTTCAAGCTAAAAAAGCTAAACGTTCTTGGCTTATCCGGAAACAAATTATCTTTGCTCCCAGGGATAAGTTCGTCCAATGAAACTCTTCCTCCAATTCAAGCATTGGGATTGAGATCATGTAATTTGCATGGCGAAATTCCCTCTTGGATAATGAACCTAACCAATTTGGCATACTTAGACCTTGACTATAATAATCTTCAAGGCCAAATTCCTCACTCTCTTTTTAGACTAGCCGATCTTGAAATTCTTTCTTTAAGCTTCAATTTATTTCAAGGACAGATAGAACTTGACATGTTTCTGAAGTTGAAAAGGCTTACTAGTCTTgatttgtctctcaacaaattgaCCTTACTCAATAAAAAAGGTTCTTATTCCAATGTAACCATTCCTCCACTTAAGGAGTTATATTtgatttcatgcaatttaagcgGGGAACTTCCATCTTGGATAATGAACCTAACTGGTTTACATGCCCTCAATCTTCAACAAAACAACCTTCGAGGTGAAATTCCCCACTCTCTTTTTACACTAGAGAATCTTACATTTCTTTCTTTAGACAACAATGTGTTGGAAGGAGAGTTAGACCTTGATATGTTTTTGAAGCTCAAAATGCTTACTTATCTTGGGTTGTCATTCAACAAACTCACTCTGTTCCCTGGAAAAGGTTCTAAGAATGTAACCCTTCCTCCATTAGAAGCTTTATCCTTAGCTTCATGCAATTTGGTGGAGTTCCCCCCTTTTATTCAAGAACTGGATCAGTTGGGAAGTGTTGATGTGGAAAAGAATGATATAAAATCAATACCCAGTTGGATGTGGAGAAAAAGAAATCTCCAGAGTTTGTTTGCTTCTGGCAATTCATTGACAGGAAGAATATCCCCATTGATTTGCAATTTGAAATCACTTGTGATTCTTGATTTTTCCTATAATAACTTAAGTGGTGTGATTCCTTCATGCTTGGGAAGCTTTAGCCAATCTCTTCAAGCTTTGATGCTCCAAGGAAACAAATTGGTTGGCCCCATTCCTCAAACATATATGGCTGGGAGTAACCTGAAGATGATTGATTTCAGCAATAATACCTTGAAAGGTAAGCTACCAAGAGCTTTGGTCAATTGTAAAAGGCTAGAATTTCTCGATGTGAGCCATAACCGAATCAATGATTGCTTTCCTTATTGGCTGAGCACTCTTCCAGAGTTGAAAGTTATTGCTTTACGATCTAATGAATTTCATGGAGCTATAATGTGCCCGACAAGATGCAcatttcccaagcttcatatcATTGATCTTTCTCACAATGAATTCTCTGGAAATCTGGCTCCAGAAATAATTAAGAATTGGAAATCCATGACAGCTTCCAACATAAGTCAACTACAATATGAGGACAGCACTATTCAATTTCCAAATCAGTATTGGTTTAGAGACATTTCCTATTCATTCACAATGTCTAACAAAGGGGTTGTTATGGATTATCAGGAGCTTCAACAGGACTTCTATTTTATGATAGCCATTGATCTTTCAAGCAACAAACTCTTTGGAGAAATTCCAAATGTCATGGGGGATTTGACATGTCTTGTTTTGCTCAACTTGTCAAATAACATGCTTTCTGGCAACATTCCATCATCCTTTGGGAAGCTTTCTAATCTTGAAGCATTGGATCTTTCTCGCAATCGCCTCTCAGGACAAATTCCTCAACAGTTAACAGAACTCACATTTCTGGAGTTCTTTAACGTGTCCTTCAACAATCTCTCAGGTCCAATTCCAGAAAGTAAGCAATTCAACACATTTGAAAACAATTCGTTCATGGGAAACCGTGGCCTTTGTGGGATGCAGGTGTCCAGAAACTGTGATCATGCTAAGCCTCCACCAGTTACATTTGATGGTGATCAAGATTCCGAATCAGAATCTTTCTTCAActggaaaataattttgattggCTATGGTGGTGGACTTGTTGCTGGGCTAGCATTGGGAAGTGCTTTCAGCCAAGACATATTTATGTGCTTGAAGAGGGTGTTTTGA